In Trichlorobacter lovleyi, the DNA window TTCATTAAAACTTTTTGCTGAGCCCCAGGTGAAAGGTGACATCAGGGGCTGTGGCCACCGCGATATCCTCGCCAACACCGATATCAAGCTGATAGTTGCCCGGCAGTTTGAGGGTGCCGCCGGTGGTAAGCAGGGCGGTTGCCTTGCCCAGCTCGCTGAGGGTGCTCTGTTTGTAGAAGGCAGAGGTGAGGGAACACTGCACCTTGAAGCTGATCCAATCCGCCGGTGACCAGCCTAAACCGGTGCTGCCGAAGCCCACGAAGTTTTCTCGCTGGTTTTTCAGGATGTCGCCATCGCTGGTGTACAGACCGCCGACTGATGCAAACAGGCCCAGCGTCCCCCATTCTGTCTGGCGGTTCATGGCGCCGCTGAGAAACAGGGCGATGTCCACACCGCCGCTCCCCCGCAGGCTGGCGCTGTCACCGGTGGGCAGCTTCAGCTGGCTGCGCAGTGCAAGCGTATCATGGTCGGTATCGGTCTGTTGTTCAAACAGCCGGTAGGCACCCAGGATGCTGAGGTCTCCGATGCCACCCGAGGCGTGGCTTACATCAAGCTGTTTGACGCCGTTTCTGCTGTAATAATAGCGCAGTCTGTTTTTAGGGGCTGAGTCGCGGCCACCCTGGGGGAGCCCGAAGACCCTGTGCCAGTCCATGATGAAGCTGTCCAGAAAACCGCCCCCCTGGAGGATCACCGGGAGTTCAAGGCCCAGCTCAAGCCTGT includes these proteins:
- a CDS encoding DUF3187 family protein, with product MNLPFSFRLLIMVFVSAVWTNSALAIEITPFRTTNLNPLVQIYGLPSETSSTLLAAGSSQLQLTQDIASLYSTKSTATEYILLDGELYRWTLAGRYGITDRLELGLELPVILQGGGFLDSFIMDWHRVFGLPQGGRDSAPKNRLRYYYSRNGVKQLDVSHASGGIGDLSILGAYRLFEQQTDTDHDTLALRSQLKLPTGDSASLRGSGGVDIALFLSGAMNRQTEWGTLGLFASVGGLYTSDGDILKNQRENFVGFGSTGLGWSPADWISFKVQCSLTSAFYKQSTLSELGKATALLTTGGTLKLPGNYQLDIGVGEDIAVATAPDVTFHLGLSKKF